GCCATGGACCGCTACGGCTCGGACAAGCCCGACCTGCGCTTCGGGAACGAGATCACCGAGGTCACCGACTTCTTCGCCGACACCCCCTTCCGCGTCTTCCAGGCCCCCTACGTGGGCGCCGTCGTGATGCCCGGGGGCGCCGCGCAACCGCGCCGCCAGTTCGACGCCTGGCAGGAATGGGCCAAGCAGCGCGGTGCCAGGGGACTGGCATACATCGTCGTGACCGATTCCGGGGAGCTCAGCGGACCGGTCGCGAAGAACATCTCCGACACGGAGAAGGCCGGCATCGCCGAGAAGGTGGGTGCCAAGCCCGGCGACGCCATCTTCTTCGCCGCCGGCGCCCGTACGGTCAGCCAGGAGCTGTTGGGTGCCGCCCGCCTGGAGATCGGCGCCCGCTGCGAGCTCTACGACCCCAAGGACTGGGCGTTCTGCTGGGTCGTCGACGCCCCGCTGTTCAAGCCGACCTCGGAGGCGGTCGCCGAGGGCGATGTCGCCGTGGGGGCCGGTGCCTGGACGGCGGTGCACCACGCCTTCACCTCGCCCAAGCCCGAGAGCATGGACAGCTTCGACACCGACCCCGGGTCGGCGCTGTCGTATGGCTATGACTTCGTTTGCAACGGCAACGAGGTCGGTGGCGGATCCATCCGTATCCACCGCCGCGACGTGCAGGAACGTGTCTTCAAGGTGATGGGCCTGTCGCAGGAGGAGGCTCAGCAGAAGTTCGGCTTCCTGCTGGACGCCTTCAAGTTCGGCGCCCCGCCGCATGGCGGCATTGCCTTCGGCCTGGACCGCCTCGTCATGCTGCTGGGGGGCTTCGACACCATCCGTGACGTCATTGCCTTCCCGAAGACCGGCAACGGCTTCGACCCGCTGACCCAGGCACCCGCCCCGATCTCGGCGCAGCAGCGCCGGGAGGCGGGCGTGGATGCCAAGCCGGCCCCCAAGAAGGACGGTGCCTCCGACAAGGACGGTGTGCCCGAGGAGGGCGCCGGGGCTGATCTCGACACCAGCGCCGAATAGTCGCCACGACCCCTCGACAGGGCAGGGTCCGGACCACCACGGTCCGGGCCCTGCCCTGTCCGGTTGACGTGTCCGGTTCCGTGCCCCATGTCGGGCAGGGGCGCACGGCGATAGGCTTCGACCGATGAGTGAGGACCTTTTCGGCAACCCCGTCGCCGACCCACACGGGGGTGGAACCGCTGCCGGCATCGGGGGTTCCCTCGGGGACGCCGTCAACCCGTCCGCACCCCTGGCGGTACGCCTGCGGCCCCGCTCACTCGACGAGATCGTCGGGCAGCAGCACCTGCTGGGCCCCGGGTCGCCCCTGCGCCGGCTCGCCGAGGGCCACGCGGCCATGAGCGTCTTCCTGTGGGGACCACCCGGAGTCGGCAAGACGACGATTGCCGCCGTGGTCTCCCGGGCCACCAACCGCCGCTTCGTGGAAATGTCGGCGGTCACCGCCGGGGTCAAGGATGTGCGCCGTGAGCTCGACATCGCCCGGCGCGAGTTGGCCCGCGGACGACCCACCGTGTTGTTCGTCGACGAGGTCCACCGCTTCTCCAAGGCGCAACAGGACGTGCTCCTGCCGGCGGTGGAGAACCGCATCGTGACGCTCATCGCGGCGACGACGGAGAATCCGTCCTTCTCGGTGATCTCACCGCTGTTGTCCCGCTCCTTGTTGCTCACCCTGAAGCCCCTGACCGCCGACGACATCTCGATCCTGCTCGACCGGGCACTCACCGACGAGCGCGGCCTGCGCACACCCGAGGGCAGGGAGTACACGCTGGACGACCAGGCACGTGCCGACCTGCTGAGGCTCGCCGGTGGCGACGCCCGGCGCGCGCTGACCTACCTGGAGGAGTCGGCCGCCGGCGCCAGCGCCGCCGATTCGGCCACGATCACCACCGACTCGGTGGCCAGTGCCGTCGATCGTGCCGCCGTTCGCTACGACCGGGACGGCGACCAGCACTACGACGTGATCAGCGCCTTCATCAAGTCGGTGCGTGGTTCCGACGTGGATGCCGCCCTGCACTACCTGGCACGCATGATCACCGCGGGGGAGGATCCCCGCTTCATCGCCCGCCGGCTGGTGATCCTTGCCAGCGAGGACATCGGCATGGCGGCCCCCTCGGTGTTGCAGACCGCCGTGGCCGCCGCCCAGGCCGTGCAACTGATCGGCATGCCCGAGGCACAGCTCAACCTGGCCCAGGCCACCATCGCGGCCGCCACCGCACCCAAGTCCAATGCCGTCTACCTGGCCCTGACCGCGGCCATGAACGACGTGCGGGCGGGCAAGGGCACGGGAGTGCCCGCCCACCTGCGCGACGCCCACTATGCGACGGCCCAGGACTACGGACACGGGGTCGGATACCGCTATGCCCACGACTGGCCCCATGGCGTGGCACCCCAGCAGTACCTTCCCGACGATCTGGAGGGCACCAGCTACTACCAGCCGACCGACCACGGCAATGAGGCGGCCATCGGGGAGCGGCTG
The window above is part of the Propionibacterium freudenreichii subsp. freudenreichii genome. Proteins encoded here:
- the aspS gene encoding aspartate--tRNA ligase, coding for MIRTHDAGTLRASNEGETVTLAGWVAHRRDHGGVAFIDLRDASGVAQVVIRDEVLASSGAHDLRNEYCIAVTGVIEHRPQGNENPEMPTGDIEVNISDLEVLNAAAPLPFPVDEYTNVGEDTRLRYRYLDLRRPRMHDALVLRSHVTHAIRGVLEGRDFYDIETPTLTRSTPEGARDFLVPARLSPGSWYALPQSPQLFKQLLMVAGMERYYQIARCYRDEDFRADRQPEFTQLDVEMSFGDQDDVMALGEEVMAACWKLVGVDLPRPMRRITWHEAMDRYGSDKPDLRFGNEITEVTDFFADTPFRVFQAPYVGAVVMPGGAAQPRRQFDAWQEWAKQRGARGLAYIVVTDSGELSGPVAKNISDTEKAGIAEKVGAKPGDAIFFAAGARTVSQELLGAARLEIGARCELYDPKDWAFCWVVDAPLFKPTSEAVAEGDVAVGAGAWTAVHHAFTSPKPESMDSFDTDPGSALSYGYDFVCNGNEVGGGSIRIHRRDVQERVFKVMGLSQEEAQQKFGFLLDAFKFGAPPHGGIAFGLDRLVMLLGGFDTIRDVIAFPKTGNGFDPLTQAPAPISAQQRREAGVDAKPAPKKDGASDKDGVPEEGAGADLDTSAE
- a CDS encoding replication-associated recombination protein A, which translates into the protein MSEDLFGNPVADPHGGGTAAGIGGSLGDAVNPSAPLAVRLRPRSLDEIVGQQHLLGPGSPLRRLAEGHAAMSVFLWGPPGVGKTTIAAVVSRATNRRFVEMSAVTAGVKDVRRELDIARRELARGRPTVLFVDEVHRFSKAQQDVLLPAVENRIVTLIAATTENPSFSVISPLLSRSLLLTLKPLTADDISILLDRALTDERGLRTPEGREYTLDDQARADLLRLAGGDARRALTYLEESAAGASAADSATITTDSVASAVDRAAVRYDRDGDQHYDVISAFIKSVRGSDVDAALHYLARMITAGEDPRFIARRLVILASEDIGMAAPSVLQTAVAAAQAVQLIGMPEAQLNLAQATIAAATAPKSNAVYLALTAAMNDVRAGKGTGVPAHLRDAHYATAQDYGHGVGYRYAHDWPHGVAPQQYLPDDLEGTSYYQPTDHGNEAAIGERLATIREILHEQDEPGSGAASRGPTG